AGGGGCTCTTTGGGTCGAATTGCGTGGGATCGGGATACGCTTTCGATGCGACCGTGGCGAGCCCGGCAATGCCGGGTACTGCGCAGCTCGAATGGTAGAAGAGCACGCCGTCGCCCACTTGCATGTCGTCGCGCATGAAGTTGCGCGCCTGATAGTTGCGAACGCCGGTCCATGGAAGGGTCTGCTGCCGGGCGTTGGCGAGGTCGTCGATACTCGCCTCTTCGGGTTCGGACTTCATCAACCAGTAGCGTTGGGTCATGAGGTGTCGGTGTTCGGTGTGGTGCGGTACGGTGGGCATTGTGAGCACATCGCGCACGAAGACGATGCATCTGTCACCGAATGTTTGCCGCACTGCGATATTGGGCCAATTCCTATACTATGCTTTTGTGACCTTTGCGTGACGTTTCATGTACATGTTCAACCGCCTATGCCGATAGGAGCGTGAGTCATGGCAGCAGAGCCGTCTGTTCGTAGCAACGCGTTCATCTTCTATTCCCTTGCCACGGTGTCGTTCATCGAGACCAGTGTCCCCGAGTTTGTCTCCACGCTCAACCAGATGTATGGCGACGACGACGAGATGCGCACGTGGCTGCAAGATACCTGGCTGCCCGAGGAAGTCGAGCACGGGCGACTTGCCAAAGACTATATCGCCCGTGTGTGGCCGGAGTTCGACTGGTCCCAGGCCTATGAGGCGTTTCTCGCGCGCTACAAGCCACGCTGCGACGTGCAATACATGCGCCCGTCGCTGGCGCTCGAGGCGTTGTCGCGATGCGTCACCGAGACGCAGACGGCCATGATCTACCGCTGCCTCGAATCGTATATGCCGGTCGAGGAACTCAAGCAAATGATGCATAAGCTGAGCAGCGAGGAAGTTGGCCACTACCGCTATTTCCGCAAGACCTTCGACCGCTATAACGCGGTGGAGCAGCACGGGGTCATCAGCCGGTTGCGCACGATGGTGGCGCGTAGCGAACTCGTGCGCGACGAAGACATCGCGTTTGCCTTCGAGCCGCTCAACCGCTTCTGGCGCACGCCGCCGCCGTTCGAGACGATGACGTGGGATGCCTTCCTGGAAATGTCGGGGGAGGTCATGAAGCAGTACATGCCGGTGGAGGCCGCCACGCGCATGATGTTCAAGCCGTTGGAGACCGGATCGTGGTGGCGCGACCGTCCGGTCAAGGCGTTGATGGCGTTCATGGTCAGGCGCCAATACCCGCAGTTGGGAAGCGAGGCCTGAGCTCGGAGGCACGCCGGCGCGCAGCGCATCCTTCGATCCGGCCGTCCGATCCTTTGCGACAGACGAAAAAAACCCCGCCGAGGCGGGGTTTTTTCGTTGCCGGTAGAGCGTATTACTTGCTCGTGCCGACGACTTCGACTTCCACGCGACGATCCGGTGCGAGGCAAGCCTTGAGCTTGGCGTTAACCGGGCCCTTGCAATCCGTCGTAACCGGGTTACGCTTGCCCTTGCCTTCCGTGTACACGCGGTTGGCTTCGACGCCCTTGCTGACCAGGTAAGCCTTCACAGCTTGAGCACGGCGCAGCGACAGACGGTCGTTGTACTTGTCCGAACCGATGCGGTCCGTGTAGCCCGTAGCAACCACGACTTCCAGATTCAGCGCCTGAACCTTGCCAGCCAGGTCGTCCAGCTTCTGCTTGCCGGCCGGCTTCAGGACAGCCTTGTCGAAGTCGAACAGTGCGTCAGCCTGGTACGTGACCTTTTGCGAAACCGGAGCGACCGGAGCGACCGGGGTCGGTGCCGGAGCTGCGACTTGAGCGATGATCGAACCGTCGCACTTGGCGTTGGCCGTAGCCGGGGTCCAATACGCATCGCGCCAGCACAGTTCGTCCGAGCCGTTCTTCCAAACCCACTCGCCGCTGCCGTTCACCCAGTTGTCGTTGACGGCTTGCTTCGAGGCCGCGATCGGGCCCGGAGCGGTCTGGACGTAATTTTGGGCCATAGCCGAAGCAGCCATCACTGCGGTAGCTGCAACGATCGCGAGCTTAGCGAATTTATTCATATTTCTCCTCTCGAAATGAGATTACCGCAGGTTTACTGCGAGCCTAGACGACAGAACCAAAGTCTTACATCGCTCGAAGTATAACATCGGCAAATGCGCGAAAGCATGGCCCATGCACTTCGAATAATGTCTAACTTATGCCACGGCATTTTGCCATAGCGATTCGGGCGCTCGCGAGAAAAACCCCAGCTTTGCCGCCCGTCGTGGCGCAGTTGTGGTTTGAGCGCAACACCTTTTGAGGCCCCTCGCCAACCGTTTCATTTCTTTCCCGTGTTTGACGTTTTGGCATGCCAGACGTCTCTTGTGCATCGCATCACGCTCGTTTCGGATGCCTATGACGGGCATGTTAGAATCGCACGATCATATCGCCGGCAGCCGCCTATCGCGATTAGGGCTTGATAGACACGGATAATGGATCAGTTCGCCAAAGAAACTCTCCCGATTTCGCTCGAAGAAGAAATGCGGCGGTCGTACCTCGATTACGCCATGAGCGTGATCGTCGGCCGCGCCTTGCCGGATGTGCGTGACGGCCTGAAGCCAGTTCACCGCCGCGCGTTGTTCGCCATGCACGAACTGAACAACGACTGGAACCGCGCTTACAAGAAGTCCGCGCGTATCGTCGGTGACGTCATCGGTAAGTACCACCCGCACGGCGACGCCTCCGTCTACGACACCATCGTTCGCATGGCGCAGCCGTTCTCGCTGCGCTACATGCTGGTCGACGGCCAGGGTAACTTCGGTTCGGTCGACGGCGACAACGCCGCCGCCATGCGATACACCGAAGTTCGTATGGCCAAGATCGGCCACGAACTGCTTGCCGACATCGACAAGGAAACCGTCGACTTCGGACCGAACTACGACGGCAGCGAAAAGGAACCGCTGATCCTGCCCGCGCGCATCCCGAACCTGCTGCTCAACGGTTCGTCGGGCATCGCCGTGGGTATGGCGACCAACATCCCGCCGCACAACCTCAACGAAGTCGTCGAGGGCTGCCTATATGTATTGAAGAACCCGGAAGCGACCGTCGACGAATTGATCGAGATCATTCCGGCGCCGGATTTCCCGACTGCCGGCATCATCTATGGCATCTCCGGTGTGCGCGAAGGTTATCGCACCGGCCGTGGCCGTGTGGTGATGCGCGCGAAGACGCACTTCGAAGACATCGATCGCGGCCAGCGCGTGGCGATCATCGTCGACGAACTGCCGTACCAGGTTAACAAGCGCTCACTGCTCGAGCGGATTGCCGAACTCGTCAACGAAAAGCGTCTGGAAGGTATTTCCGACATTCGCGACGAGTCGGACAAGAGCGGTATGCGCGTCGTGATCGAACTCAAGCGCGGCGAAGTGCCCGAGGTTGTCCTGAACAACCTGTATAAGCATACGCAATTGCAAGATACGTTCGGCATGAACATGGTAGCGCTGGTCGATGGCCAGCCCAAGCTGCTCAATCTGCGCGAAATGCTGGTGCACTTCCTGGCGCACCGCCGCGAAGTGATTACTCGCCGCACGATCTATGAACTGCGGCGTGCCCGCGAGCGTGGCCACGTGCTCGAAGGTCTGGCGGTAGCACTCGCTAACATCGACGACTTCATCGCGATCATCAAGGCAGCGCCGACGCCGCCGATCGCGAAGGCGGCATTGATGGAGAAGTCGTGGGATTCGTCGGTCGTGCGCGAGATGCTGGCGCGCGCCGAGACGGAGACGCAGGGCGGCCTGGCGGCCTACCGTCCGGAAGGGCTCGATGTTGCCGTGGGCGTGCAGCCGGACGGGCTGTACCGCTTGTCGGAGACGCAGGCGCAGGAAATTTTGCAGATGCGTCTGCAACGCCTGACCGGTCTGGAGCAGGACAAGATCGTTTCCGAGTACAAGGAAGTGATGGCGCAAATCGCCGACTTGCTCGACATTCTGGCCAGCCCGCCGCGCGTGACGGCCATCATCAGCGAAGAGCTGACGGCCGTGCGCGCCGAGTTCGGCGACGCCCGCCGCTCGACCATCGAACACAACGCGACCGAACTCGATACCGAAGACCTCATTACGCCGCAGGACATGGTCGTGACGCTGTCTCATTCGGGTTACATCAAGTCGATGCCTCTGTCCGAGTACCGTGCGCAGAAGCGTGGCGGTCGCGGCAAGCAGGCGGCAGCCACGAAGGACGACGACTGGATCGACACGCTGTTCATCGCGAATACGCACGACACGATCCTGTGCTTCTCGAACCGTGGCCGCGTCTACTGGATCAAGGTTTACGAAGTGCCGCAGGGTTCGCGGAACTCGCGTGGCCGTCCGATCGTCAATATGTTCCCGTTGCAGGAAGGCGAAAAGATCAACGTAGTGCTCCCGGTCAAGGAGTACACGGAAGATCGCTTCGTGTTCATGGCAACGAGCTTGGGCACGGTCAAGAAGACGCCGCTCGCGGCCTTCAGCCGTCCGCTCAAGAAGGGCATCATCGCCGTGAATCTCGACGACGGTGACGTGCTGATCGGCGCGGCGATTACCGACGGCGCCCACGACGTCATGCTGTTTTCCGACGCCGGCAAGGCCGTGCGCTTCGACGAGAACGACGTCCGTCCGATGGGACGCGAGGCGCGGGGCGTGCGTGGGATGCAGCTCGAAGACGGTCAGACCGTGATTGCGTTGCTGGTCGCCGAAAACGAGCAGCAGTCCGTATTGACGGCGACTTTGAACGGCTACGGCAAGCGCACGTCGATCACGGAATATACCCGCCACGGCCGTGGCACTAAGGGTATGATTGCGATCCAGACGAGCGAGCGCAACGGCCGTGTGGTTGCCGCAACGCTGGTCGAGCCGGATGACGAGATCATGCTGATCACGACCGGCGGGGTGCTGATTCGCACGCGCGTCTCCGAGATTCGCGAAATGGGTCGCGCCACGCAAGGGGTGACGCTGATCAGCCTGGACGAAGGTACGACGCTCTCGGGTCTGCAACGCATCGTTGAGTCTGACGCGGAAGTTGCTGAAAATGGCGACGCGCAAGGCGACGATGAGACGCCGGAAGCGGATGTCACGGAGTAATACCGGCGTAACTCGATGTAATCTAGGGGTGCATTGCCCCGAAAAGTCAGTAGAATCTGGCCCGATGCAGTGAAGTGCCCAGGCGAGGATGCATCTATTTATCGTCAGCGAAGGCCGACGAACTTTGGAGTGACTATTACTATGCAACACAACGTCAAGAAGTGGATGTGGCTGCTGCTCGCAGCACCGGCAATGGCAATGGCTCAGCAGAGCGCTCCGCTTGACGCGGACAAGAAGGCAGCGATCAAGGAACTGCTGGACGCCATCGACTCGAATAAGCTCGTGACGGCTATCGGCGAAGGCGCCCAAGCGCAAGCCAAGCAATTGGCACCGCAAGTGCTCGAGCGCCAACTGGTCGAGAACAAGACGTTGTCCGATGCTCAGAAGCAAGCGATCGTGCCCACCCTGCAACAGAATTCGGTGCAGAAGCTGGTCGACGGCGCAGGCAAGGTGTTCACGTCCGACCAATTCAAGAACGACGCTGTGCAAGCTCAATACGCTGCATACGGCAAGAACTACTCGACGGAAGAAATCAAGGGTCTGACCGCTTTCTACAAGAGCGCCGTCGGCCAGAAGTACATCAAGGTGCAGGATCAGGTCGGCCAGGAAGTCGTTGGCGGTCTGATGCAGAAGTACATGCCGCAATCGATCGACGCGACGAGCAAGCAAGCTGACGCCGAAATCGCTGCGGCCGCCAAGTCGGCACCGAAGGCTCCGGCCAAGAAGTAAATTTCGGCGAGTCCCCTCGGGGATTGCCGGATAATGGCCGTTTGCGAGAGATCGCAAACGGCCATTTTGCGTTTAGGGGATTCATCCCCCCCGAAGCGGGGCTGGCGTCAGATCGGATCATTCCGAGAAGCGATCGGTCGGCGTCTGAATTAAGGCGGGTGCCCGCACCTGATGCCTAACTGGCGGTATAGTGAGTCTTTGCCGCAGCCGCTACATGAATCATCGGATATATCGCGAGATATCACGGGGCATCGCGCGAATCCA
The Pandoraea oxalativorans genome window above contains:
- the gyrA gene encoding DNA gyrase subunit A produces the protein MDQFAKETLPISLEEEMRRSYLDYAMSVIVGRALPDVRDGLKPVHRRALFAMHELNNDWNRAYKKSARIVGDVIGKYHPHGDASVYDTIVRMAQPFSLRYMLVDGQGNFGSVDGDNAAAMRYTEVRMAKIGHELLADIDKETVDFGPNYDGSEKEPLILPARIPNLLLNGSSGIAVGMATNIPPHNLNEVVEGCLYVLKNPEATVDELIEIIPAPDFPTAGIIYGISGVREGYRTGRGRVVMRAKTHFEDIDRGQRVAIIVDELPYQVNKRSLLERIAELVNEKRLEGISDIRDESDKSGMRVVIELKRGEVPEVVLNNLYKHTQLQDTFGMNMVALVDGQPKLLNLREMLVHFLAHRREVITRRTIYELRRARERGHVLEGLAVALANIDDFIAIIKAAPTPPIAKAALMEKSWDSSVVREMLARAETETQGGLAAYRPEGLDVAVGVQPDGLYRLSETQAQEILQMRLQRLTGLEQDKIVSEYKEVMAQIADLLDILASPPRVTAIISEELTAVRAEFGDARRSTIEHNATELDTEDLITPQDMVVTLSHSGYIKSMPLSEYRAQKRGGRGKQAAATKDDDWIDTLFIANTHDTILCFSNRGRVYWIKVYEVPQGSRNSRGRPIVNMFPLQEGEKINVVLPVKEYTEDRFVFMATSLGTVKKTPLAAFSRPLKKGIIAVNLDDGDVLIGAAITDGAHDVMLFSDAGKAVRFDENDVRPMGREARGVRGMQLEDGQTVIALLVAENEQQSVLTATLNGYGKRTSITEYTRHGRGTKGMIAIQTSERNGRVVAATLVEPDDEIMLITTGGVLIRTRVSEIREMGRATQGVTLISLDEGTTLSGLQRIVESDAEVAENGDAQGDDETPEADVTE
- a CDS encoding DUF2059 domain-containing protein, with the protein product MQHNVKKWMWLLLAAPAMAMAQQSAPLDADKKAAIKELLDAIDSNKLVTAIGEGAQAQAKQLAPQVLERQLVENKTLSDAQKQAIVPTLQQNSVQKLVDGAGKVFTSDQFKNDAVQAQYAAYGKNYSTEEIKGLTAFYKSAVGQKYIKVQDQVGQEVVGGLMQKYMPQSIDATSKQADAEIAAAAKSAPKAPAKK
- a CDS encoding EVE domain-containing protein, which produces MTQRYWLMKSEPEEASIDDLANARQQTLPWTGVRNYQARNFMRDDMQVGDGVLFYHSSCAVPGIAGLATVASKAYPDPTQFDPKSPYFDPKSRPDAPRWLLVDVKLNRKTRLVPLTEMRETPELDGMLVLARGNRLSITPVSPEHWKFISKHLLRA
- the ompA gene encoding outer membrane protein OmpA gives rise to the protein MNKFAKLAIVAATAVMAASAMAQNYVQTAPGPIAASKQAVNDNWVNGSGEWVWKNGSDELCWRDAYWTPATANAKCDGSIIAQVAAPAPTPVAPVAPVSQKVTYQADALFDFDKAVLKPAGKQKLDDLAGKVQALNLEVVVATGYTDRIGSDKYNDRLSLRRAQAVKAYLVSKGVEANRVYTEGKGKRNPVTTDCKGPVNAKLKACLAPDRRVEVEVVGTSK